DNA from Amycolatopsis sp. DSM 110486:
GGTACGCCGTAGTCGAACGAGTGGGTCCACCCTGTGGCACGGAGGCCGCCCCCGGTCGCCGCGAACCCGGGTGTGCTACTAGGTTCGGTAGTAGGAACTTGTGTCGAAGACTGAAGGAGGGCCAATGGCCCGGTACAACCTGCCCGATCTCGACTACGACTACAGCGCCCTCGCGCCCCACATCTCGGGTCAGATCAACGAGCTGCACCACAGCAAGCACCACGCGACCTACGTCAAGGGCGCGAACGACACCCTCGACAAGATCGCCGAGGCTCGCGAAGCCGGCGACTTCAGCAACATCGTCGGTCTCGAGACCACGCTGGCCTTCAACCTGGCCGGCCACGCGAACCACGTCGTCTGGTGGAAGATCCTTTCCCCGGAAGGCGGCGACAAGCCGACCGGTGAACTGGCCGCGGCGATCGACGAGGCGTTCGGCTCCTTCGACAAGTTCAAGGCGCAGTTCACCGCCGTCTCCACCACGATCCAGGGCAACGGCTGGGGCGCGCTCTCCTGGGACCCGATCGGCAAGACGCTGATCACCCAGCAGCTGCGCGACCACCACAACAACCTGATCCTGCCGACCACGCCGATCCTGCTGGTCGACGTGTGGGAGCACGCGTTCTACCTGGACTACAAGAACGTGAAGCCGGACTACGTCAAGGCCCTGTGGAACATTTTCAACTGGGCTGAGATCAGCAAGCGCTTCGACAACGCCGTCGCCGGCGGCAACGGCCTGCTGCTCAGCTGAGCCTGCTGCTTCGGCAAAAGCGGGGTTCTCCTTCACGGAGGGCCCCGTTTTTCGTTTCTCGCTTGACTTCGAGTGCACTCCAGGTGTGAGGCTGGGGTCATGGACGTCGACGCCTACCTCGCCCGCCTCGACCTCGCATTGCCCGCCAAGGCCGACCTCGCGG
Protein-coding regions in this window:
- a CDS encoding superoxide dismutase — protein: MARYNLPDLDYDYSALAPHISGQINELHHSKHHATYVKGANDTLDKIAEAREAGDFSNIVGLETTLAFNLAGHANHVVWWKILSPEGGDKPTGELAAAIDEAFGSFDKFKAQFTAVSTTIQGNGWGALSWDPIGKTLITQQLRDHHNNLILPTTPILLVDVWEHAFYLDYKNVKPDYVKALWNIFNWAEISKRFDNAVAGGNGLLLS